GTGTCACAAGTGTACTGTCTTTATCTATGGAGCTCTGTGGTGTCACATGTGTACTGTCTTTATCAATGGAGCTCTGTGGTGTCACAAGTGTACTGTCTTTATCTAGAGAGCTCTGTGTTATCAAAGGTGTAGTGTCTTCCACCATGGTGCTCtgtggtgtcagaggtgtagTGTCTTCCACCATGGAGCTCTGTGGTGTCACATGTGTACTGTCTTCATCTATATAGGTCTGTGGTGTCACGAGTGTATTGTCGTTATCTATGGAGCTCTGTGAAGTCACAAGTGTACTGTCTTTATCTATACAGCTCtgtggtgtcagaggtgtagtgtcttccacaatggagctctgtggtgtcagaggtgtagTAGTGTCTTCCACAATGGAGCTCTGTAGTGTCAGAGGTGTAGTGTCTTCCACCATGGAGCTCtgtggtgtcagaggtgtagTGTCCTCCACCATGGAGCTCtgtggtgtcagaggtgtagTGTCTTCCATCATGGAGCTCCGTGGTGTCAAAGGTGTAGTGTCTTCCACCATGGAGCTCtgtggtgtcagaggtgtagTGTCTACCACTATGGTGCTCTGTGGTGTCACAATTGTATTGTCTTTATCAATGGAGCTTTGTGGTGTCACAAGTGTACTGTCTTTATCTATGGAGCTCTGCGGTGTCACAAGTGTACTGTCTTTATCTATGGAGCTCTGTGGTGTCACAAGTGTGCTGTCTTTATCTATGGAGCTCTGTGGTGTCACAAGTGTCCAGTCTTTATCTATGGAGCTCtgtggtgtcagaggtgtagTGTCTTCCACCATGGAGCTCTGTGGTGTCACAAGTGTACTGTCTTTATCTATGGAGCTCTGTGGTGTCACATGTGTACTGTCTTTATCAATGGAGCTCTGTGGTGTCACAAGTGTACTATCTTCCACCATGGAGCTTCGTGTTATCACAAGTGTACTGTCTTTATCTAGAGAGCtctgtgttgtcagaggtgtagtGTCTTCCACCATGGTGCTCtgtggtgtcagaggtgtagTGTCTTCCACCATGGAGCTCTGTGGTGTCACATGTGTACTGTCTTCATCTATATAGCTCTGTGGTGTCACAAGTGTTTTGTCGTTATCTATGGAGCTCTGTGGTGTCACAAGAGTACTGTCTTTATCTATAAAGCTCTTCGGTGTTAGAGGTGTAGTGTCTTCCACCATGGAGctctgtggtttcagaggtgtagTATCTTCCACCATGGAGCTCtgtggtgtcagaggtgtagAGTCTTCCACCATGGAGCTCtgtggtgtcagaggtgtagAGTCTTCCACCATGGAGCTCtgtggtgtcagaggtgtagAGTCTTCCACCATGGAGCTCtgtggtgtcagaggtgtagAGTCTTCCACCATGGAGCTCtgtggtgtcagaggtgtagAGTCTTCCACCATGGAGCTCtgtggtgtcagaggtgtagAGTCTTCCACCATGGAGCTctgtggtgttagaggtgtagtGTCTTCCACAATGGAGCTCTGTGGTGTTACAGAAGCAGCTTCCCAAGTGCTGCCTGCCTCCCCTCTGTAGTCCTGTGGTGCTAGCAGAGGAAGTACTGCATCAGCAGTGTCGACTTCCACCAAGGCATTCTGGGGCGCTGGGGAAGTAACAGCTCGAGCAATCCTATCCAATAAGGAGGCCTGTGGCTCTAAGGGAGGAACACTCTCTATGGAGCTCTGTGGTGTCAAAGGAACGTCATGAGACGTACATACGCCCACAGaggtgtcaggtggtgtcagaCACTTGACTGTGTGTTTAGTGCTGACATCCGCCACAGAGGTCTGTGCTGGAGTGACAGCCTGATCGACACAGACGTTCACCAGAGAGTTCTCTGTTGTTGCACGAGCCACAGCCTGAGCAGTGCTGACTCCCTGCACAGAGTCACGTGGTCCTACAGCACTCGCATCAACTTCTAAGACATGGCCTTGTGGTACTACTGGAGTCTCCTCCACCTGAAGCGTGGCAGCTTCCACCATGGTCTTCCGTGTTCTCTCGGTCTCTGCTTGAGAAGCCCTGGCTTCCATCGTGGAATTATCTACAGTGAGTGGAGTCAGTCCCTGAGCAGAGTCGACCTCAAGCACACGGCTCTGTGATCCTGTAGGAGGCAGTGTCTCAGCTGGGGTGGGTGCCAGCGAGGACTTCTTTAGTGGTGCAGAAGTCACAGTCTGGGGAGGGTCGTCCTTCACCAGGGAGATGTGGGGTTTTAAAGGAGTGGACTCTCGAGCGCCACCGATTTCCACCTTACTCTTGACTGAAGTATCTTTTTCCGTGACGTGAATTGTCACTAAGGATCGATCTGGTGCTCGGGGAGTCGCCTTTTGATCCACACCGATGCTCATCACTGATCTCCGAGCGGTGAGAACCGCCATAACGACATTCTGTGGTGTGGGACGAGTCACTGCCTCAGCAGTGCTGACTTCCTCCGTGCAgatctggtgtggtggatcaGTCGATGCCTGAGAGCTGGTGGCGGTGCTGGCTACCATCATGGCGCTCCGCTGGGGAGTGGAATACGTTGCTGCTTCAGTAGCGCTGGCCTTCTCTACAGACCTGTGTGGTGGTATACGACATGTCTCATGAGCAATGGTGCCCGCCAACGTGGACCTATCTGGTGACCGAGGCGTCACCATCGGACTAGTGCTAACCTTTACCCGGGAGTTTTGTGACGACACAGTAGACACAGCTTTACTAGTACTAACCTCTGTATCAGTGGTCTGAGGGAGTGGGGAAGAAGCAAGTGAGCTCTGTGGTGTCAGAGAGGAAAGATCTTTGGTCCTGCTTGCTTCAGTCGTGGGGCTCTGTAGTGTTCCAGGAGTTGCCGGAGGTGTAATGTCAACTTCAGCCACTGTGCGCTGAGGCATCACAGGAACCGCAGCTTGAGCAATGTCCACCTCCTTTATGGAATCCTGTGGTGGCTGGAGAGTGCCGAGTCCCAACATGGAGCTCTGTGGTGTTGAAGTCACAGTCTGAGCAACAGTGACTTCCTCCAAGGCGTTCCGTGTTCTCTCATAGATGCTGACATCCGCCATGGAGTTCTGGGGCGTTTGAGGAGTTGAAGGATGAGCAGTTTCGACTTCCTCCGTGGAGTAATGTTGTGTAAGTGAGATCACTGCCTGAGCAGTGTCCATATCCACCACAGAGCTCTCTTGTCTTGGGAATATCACTGCTCCAGGAGTGTCGAGTGCCATGATGGAAGTCTGTGATGAAGGAACGGTCCCAACCTGAGGAACGTTTTCGTCCAGATGAATTAAAGGGGTCACTACTTCAATACTGGGACTCTGTGGGGTTAGAACAGTTGCAGTTTGTGGAGTGCTGTCTGTTAAGACCGTGTTTTGAGGTGTTATGGGAGACAATGTATGAGGTGTTGGGGAagttggtgtatgaggtgttagGGATGTCGGTGCATGAGGTGTTAGGGATGTCGGTGCATGAGGTGTTAGGGATGTCGGTGCATGAGGTGTTAGGCATGTCGGTGCATGAGGTGTTAGGCATGTCGGTGCATGAGGTGTTAGGCATGTCGGTGCATGAGGTGTTAGGGATGTCGGTGCATGAGATATTTGAGAAGTCAGTGCATGAGAGGCATTTACTTCTAATGTAGAGTCTGGTGGTGCATGAGGACGTACTACCTGACAAGTGTTCATTTCTACCATAGAGTTCTCGGGGGTCAGAGGAGTACCTTTTCCAACACTGATAGCTTCAGTCATGGCCTTCTTTCCCATCATAACCACAGGTTGGGTATCAACTTCTCTCACGGAATTCAGAGGTGCAAGATGGCTGACTTCTGCCACAGAGGTCTGTGGCGCAACGGAGACGACCACTGGACGTTTAGTGACACCTGCCATGGGATCTGGTAGCGGAGTGACAGTCTCAGTAGTACTGACTCCCTCAACAGAGgtcaaagacgctacaggagttACAGCTTCTTTCGAAGGGGTGGCTTCCACCATGGACCTGTGAGGCGTTTGAGAACCACTCGTCTCTAAGACGGAACGCTGTAGGACAGAGGGACTAGTTGCTTCAACATCTTCAGATTCTGCCACTGATATCTGTTGTGTCAGAAGAGACGATGCCGGAGCAGGTCTGGCCTCCACCATGGAGCTCTGTAATGATGGGGTTGGGTCTTCTTGAGCAGCGGTGGTTCTCACCCAGGAACTCTGTCGTGGTACAAGAGTCTGTGATTGTGAAGTGATCACTTCCATCATGGCAGCCTGCAGTGGTACAGTGGTGGCTTCCTTATTACTACCCAGTGGTACAGTGATAACTTcctcatcactactactactcagTGGTACTGTGGTGGCTTCTCTTACACTGCTCATCTCCATCACTGACTTCGATTGTGTTTTCCGAGTTAACGAGTGAGTGGTGCTGCTCTGCATAACACAGCTCTGTGATGGTAGAGGATTCTCTGCTTGTCTGGTGTCGACTCCCATTTGAGGGACCTGCTGCGCTGGGCAAATCTGTCCCTCTGGAGCAACGAGTTCCTCCGTGGAGATCGGCCGCGTCTGAAGGGTTAATGTCCTAGAAGCATCAGCTTCTGATGGAGAGTTCTCTAATGCCTGAAGATTTACTGTCAAATTAGTGTTGACTTGTGCCATGGGGATCTGTGGCACTACAGGGCTACCCTCTTGGGTACTCATGTCTTTCACTAAGAAATTTCGTGGTGTCAAAATGGTCAGTGATTGAGTACTGCTGGATTCCACGGTAGAAATCTGTGGGATGTTCATTCTCTGTATATTGCTCATTCCAGTCACAGAACTTGAGTGTGCAACAGGAGGCCTTGTTACTGGGTGACTGAGTTGTGCCACAGTGTTCTGTAGTGACCGTGGAGTCACTGCTTGAGTTGTATCCATTTCCATCACGTAGGTCTGCGATGGTTCAGggtcaagtagtggtgatgtgtagaTCACCCTGGAGGTCTGAGGTAGAACAGTAGTGGTTTCTCCTGTCCCTGTGGTAGGGGTTCCCACCATGGGCCACagtggtgtgggaaggggaaTGGCATCAGTCGTCTCAACCTTCACCTTGGGAAGACTTGATGTGAGACGAGTTCTTAACTGAGTAGTCTTGACATCCACCGTGGACATCTGTAGACTCAAAGGAGTCGCTGCACAAGTAGTATCAATCTCCACCGCAGTGTCTGGTGACATCTGGAGAATACCTGGCTGAGCAGTGTGGAATTTCACAATGGGATCTTCTAGTGTTTTAGGAGTCGCTTTGTTACGAGTGTCGCCTTCTGACGAAGGGGAGGGCGAATGAGAAGTACAGATTCCCGTCATGGAGCACTGCGGTCTTACAGTCACTGTCTGAGTGGTGGTGACATCCACTGTGGAGTTTTGTGGTGGCAGAATAGCAGCTTCCTGAAAAGTATCAACTTGTACCGCGGATTTCAGTGCTGTTACAGAAGTCACTGCTGTAGTGGCTGACGTTCACCATGGGGCTCTTTGGTGACAGAGCCTGTACCTGAGTAGTGGTGACCCTCTGCGATTCCTGTGGTGTTATAAAAATCACTTCCTCAGTCGTGTTACCGGTCCCTCTCACGACGTGGAGCGGTGGTGTTGATGAAGGCAGTGCTTGAGGCGTGCTGCCTTCACCCACAGACATCTGTGGTGATGTAAACGCTTGAACAGTATGAACTTTTGCCCTGGAGTACTGTGGCATCAGAGGAATGATCTCTGGGGAACTGTTGACTTCTGCAGAGGAATTCTGAGGTGCTAAAGGGCCAACCAACTGAGCAGTCTGGTCTTCCACTCTAAACCTCTGTGGTATAAGTGGGGTCACTCTTTCTATGACGCTGACCTCGGTCAGGGAGATCTGGGGTGTTAAAACCGTAGCTGACTCAGAAGTGTCCACCTCGACTGGTGTAGGAGTCGTTCCTTGAGCAAAGATAACTTCCACCATAGAGTCCTCAGATGCTACGTCACGCTCTAATCTTCCTGTACTAACTTGCATGTCTGTGTTCTCTCCTGCTCTTGAAGCGGTTGTCACGTCCGCCATGATATTCTGCAGCGCCAGGGAGGCCACTGCCTGAGAAGTGATAACTTCCATAGCAGAATTCTGGGGCACTGGGGAAGCCATTGCTTTAACAGTGCTGACTTCCTCCATGGAATATTGCGTCGTCAGAGGTGTGGCTTCCTCAGTACTGGCGTCTTCCACCATGGACGATAGAGGGATATGAGGGGCCATCTTTTCCTCAGTGCTGGTTCTCTCCCCCAAGGCTTGTCTTGTTGGACGAGTCGCTGACTGCGGAGTACTACCGTCCGCTGTGGAGTGCTGTGGTGTCATGGGAGTAACTGTCTGAAGCTTACCAACTTCCACAATAGTGAATGGTCTAAGTTCATCCACACTTTCTCCAGTGGTAACTTCCATGACAGGCCTCTGTGTTGGAAGGAAAGCCTCAGCCTCAGTGGCGTCAACGTTCATGATAAAGTCGTGTGGTAGGAGGGATGTCACTGCTTGAGCTGTGTTAACTTCTGACATGGTCATCTGCGGTGCTGGAGGAGCAGATGCTCGAGTGCTATCCCCTTCTACCACTGAGTCTTGTGGACTCCTAAGTGGAGTTACAGCTTGAGTGCTGAAGACCTCTTCAGGAAAGCATTGTGACGTGTGAGGATGAGTCACTTCTTGAGCAACATTTGATTCCATGGAGTTATGCGGTGTGAGGGTCTTCCCTGCGCGAGATATAGTCTCACCGATAGAGTGCCATGCTAATGGTGGGGTGAAAGTATGAGGACTGGTGACTTCCACCACAGATTTCTGTGGTGGCGCGGTAGTTACCGCCTGGGCACTGCTAACTTCTACTATCAAATAAGGTGGTAACTCATGAGTCTTCGCTTCAGTATTGATTTCCACTTTGGAGTTTTGGGATGCAAAATGAGTCACTCTATCAGTGTTATTGACTTCCGAAATAGTGTTGTCCATTCTTTTAAGATCACGTGTACGAGAAGTGCTGCCATCCAACACAGGGTCATGTGATGCTGGAGATGCCACTGGCTGAGCATGGTTGACGTCTACCACAGAGTCCCGTAGCTTGACACAACTCACTGCTTCAGTGCTCTCGACGTGCACCATGGACTTCAGTGATGGTAGTGGATACAATGCTTCAGTAATATTGACTTCCTCCACTGAACTCAGTTGCGCTACACTGGTCACAGAGGCAGTGGTGCTGGCTGCTATGACGGAGCTCTGTGGCAGAGATGTCGCTACTTGTGGACGGCTGACGCTATCCTCAGTCCTTCTCGGTGATAAACAACTCACTGTTCGAGTAACTTCCGCGTGTCCCTCAGGCCTCTGTGTTGTGAATGGAGTTGTGGCTTGAGTACTGATAACTTCTACCTTTAAGTTTTGTGGTGGATGAGGAGCAGCTGCTTTCGCACCTGCCATGAAGTTCTGCGTTTCTGAAATATCTATCGCAGTAGACACGTCATATTCCACTCCTGCACTCGACTGTCTCGTGTCTACAGTGAAGTGCTCTGACAGTGACTTAGTCACTGCTTCTTGTGGGGTTTCGACCTTCGCCATAGGAACATGCTCTGGAACATGAGCCTTACTGTAGGTTCCTTTTTCTTCCAATGCTGGAAACTGTGGCTTTACTGTTGTCACTATTTGTGGTGGGGTGACTGTTAACAAAGGATCCTGCAATGTTACGGGGCTCAGTGACGGAGATTCATCCACGTCAGCAATCCAGTTTGGAGATGCGACCGTGAGTGACAGCTAGAGCCAAGTCTACTCCCCAGGCACCAGTCAATTCCTGAGGAGTCACGACTTCTACTGCAGACGTTTGAGGGGTTTGTCGAGTGATTACTTGAGATCTGTCGACATCCATTATGAGATTCTGTGTCATCTGAGGAGCCAGTGACACGGACCTGCTGACATCCATCTCTGTGTTCTGAGGCGATGGTTGAGCTACAGAATAAAGATTACCGTCGTCAGACCTGAAACTGACAGACGTGTCACAGTCCTTACTTTCCGGAGCAATAACTTTATCCGTGGACTCCTGGGGCGTTAAGGGCGTCTCCTTTCGTCCATGTGGAGTCTCACAGGTCAAAGCCTCACGTATAATGTCTGGTGAAATATTTTGCGGGGTTACTGCAACTGGTGTTTCCTGGGGACTCCCTCGTCTGTAGAGATCATCTTCCTCCACTAAAAAAGAGGGAAGATATTGCTTTGCTTCCAAGGGTCCCTCTTCCAATGGAGTTTTCCTTGTGTTCGTTGCTTCAAATGTATTTCTTAGCCCCCTGTCCATTACTTGGGGTTGATCTTTCAATCTGAAGGTCTTTGAAGTATCTGAAATATTCAGGGATCTGTTCACTACTGTTTCAGCCTCCAGCGGTGGAGTCACCTCTTGGGGTTCAATCTCATTCACTGTACAGGTTGCTTGTTGACTGAACCTTTTCTCCACCACATTAGTTGATGGAGTTGGAGGTTGTGATTCGACAGATTTTCCCAGAGATACTTGTAGTCTCACTGGTGGGGATAAATCGGTTCCTTGTTGCTGATTTCCCCTATATACTTGCCAATTCTCTAGGCTCTGTATTTGTGATATGTCATCTACTGCAAAATATTCCTCTGATGTAGGTGGAAGCACCACCTCTGACTCAGCGGTTTGAATCCGTTTATGTGTCGTAGGAGAATTTCCTAGGTAGGAAAGGTCCAAACAGGGAACACATTCAGGAAGACTATCCCTTTTCACCGACGTCCCAGGCTGCATAGTTGTGACAACTACATCATCAGAGTTTACCGTGCCAGTGCTTCGCGTGACATCTGTGGAACATGTAGTCTCCGAACCTTCGTATTTCATAAGCACTACGTTGTCTGTTTCCCAGGTATCTTCCTCCACATCAAGACAATCTGGTGTTAGTGGGAGATTACTCAACAATTCTAGGGAACCAGCCAAGCTCTGTACATGCTGCTGGGCAAAGCCACTAAAAGACGCCTCTGACGTGCCATGTCTAGAGTCGCCTAAGATATCatcagagacacaagagagtgaATCCTGCGGGTCATCTTGATTGGGTCGGACAGTGTCCAGCATAGTCTCATCAGAGGAACTCATGGGGTCTTCACTAACCTCGCAGCTTATACAACCCAGGCCCAGGTCCTCCTCTGTATCACTGACCGACTCTCTCCAGTCTGAGGGGATGATGTCTGGCTCTGAAGGAACACCTTCAGACCGGCTATTCTCACTGCACTCGATAATTGTGTACAATAAGCGCCGAGCTGTCCTTGGGGTGAACTCGGACGCGATCACTTGCATCTGTTTTTTATACATGTGTAGATCGTTCTTCTGCTGGTGGTCTTCGACGTCTACGTCGTCCCACGAGCTTTCAGCCGAGCAGGCGTCACTGGCTGGAGACGCTATGGGTGTTGTGGCCGAAGTACTGTCGTCAGTCACTCCTGCAGCTACTTCACAGGGAGACATCTCCCCTCCACTGCTACTCGCTAGTTGTTCGAGAGAGCCTGTGCGTTCTTCGGCAGAGAGTCTCTTGTTTGCTGGAATCTGGTAAATCTTAACCTTTTTGGGCGAAGTCCTCTTCGGCGTAGCGCCACTGTCTGAATCGATACACGAACTGGAAAAGCCTTCCATTCTCGGGCACATGCGAGACTCGCTGGGACTCGCCTGCCAACTCTCTTCCCCTTGGGCAGTCTCATAGTCCTCATCCAGGGTCACTACACTATCAGACCTGGGGAAGGTAACGCCTGACGCATCAGAGCCGTTATCAGATATTCCTAGGGCATAGCTTGCCAGCTGCTGAGAGGAAGCCTTGAGGAGATTAACAACGGCATCTTGTGAAGCTTCTGAGAGAGATCCATCTTTATTAACTGCCTGAAGCAGCCTCTTGGCAGACTCCTTCAACAGTTCCTGCGACTCACTCTCCCTGGAAGTGGCTACTTCAAGATCAAGTGGGTAATGACTAGGAATCATACTCTCTTCTTGTGATTCAGTCTTTTCACTTCTTACCCGAGTATAAGGTGGGAAAAAAATTGTAGCATTATCAACCACATCCCTGTTTGATGGCGCGCAAAGCTTAGCCAAGTCTGCCTCACTCTTTTCATTCAACTCTCTTATATTTTTATCAAAAGAAGGAGACTTAACAGTGACATCTTCATTGCCGTAACACCCAGTTAATTCTCTATGTTGTCTAGTACTCACACAAGCCACCTCTCTCCCATGCACTGTATTACCGTCTTTGGCTATGGTCTTTCTACCTCTCGCATCTCTCAGACCGATCAATTCGTCCTTAAATTTCTCTGGGGAGGACTGCTGGAGTGAGAGGTAGTCCGTGGAATCGGACTGGTCTGGCTGCTCGTGGACAATGTGGAtcggtggggtggttaggggaaatgatgatCTCCGAGGTCGTCGCTTTCTGAACCGTGGCCGCTGTTCTGAGTCCATGTCACTCTCCTCCGAGCTGGTGTAATACATGATGCGTTTCTCTGCCCTCTCACGAACCCATCTCCGCACTGTTCTTGGTGAGGCAGAGGCCGGGAGAGCGGCGGCTGTAGTGGCAGTCACGTCGCCTGTCTTCCATCTGCTGGCCAGTAAGTGAGACGTTCTGTTCAAGCGCTGGTCAGCCGATGCGACAGTCTCAAAGCCCATCAAGTCACTACTTTCATCCGTTACCGAAGGAGACTCCTTAACATCGTTGGTGTCCATTTGCTCCGAGGTGTTCAGAGATTGGAAGAAAGAACGTATGAATGAGTCCTGCTGCTCAATAAGCTTTGGAGGCCTGCGCTGAGTGGCCAGGCTCTCTTCAGCAGTGAACATCTGACACTCCTGGACCTTTGATAATGAAGCTACACTGTCACCCTCAGAGGGAATAACCATGTCCTGCGAGTCAAGGCTGTTTATGCTGTCTTCCAACGAGTCTTTACTGAGGTCACCCAGGGATAtctcgtcatcttcatcatcgtcgGGAAGGGATGGACTAAGTCGTGATACTAATGGTGAGTGAGTTTTCGTCTCTAGGTGACCAAGTTCCAGACTATCGTCCGAAAACCTTTCCGGATCATTTAGTGACGCCAGGGCGCGTCTCAGCTGATGCAAGGCAGGAGTCAGGGGGATCCGCcgcctctccctgtcctgcccaGCACTGGGAGTGCCCGTCACATCACTCAACAGGTCCGGCTCCGGTTGTACAGACTGCCCGTTAAGCCCAGCGTTCGCCGGATCTAGATTCTCACTTTCATAAGACAAGGAAGATATATCTACCTGGACACCTATGGTCTCGCCTACGCCAACATCAACACAACTTTTAACATCACTTATATTACAACTCACTGCTTGATCATGCATGGTTGGCTTATCGTCACCCTGGGACACAGCACTGATCAGCTTCGTTTCTGTTTTGTTTAGAGTTCTAgttatcgtggtggtggtcgtcttcACTTCGCGCCTCGTGACCTGCTTTGTGGTTCGCGTGGGTACGGGGATCGCACTCTCCTGCCTGGCACCGGACGCAGATCTGTCAGCGTGGGGCTGGTTACCACGCACAGGTACAGGTAGCAGACTTCCCGAGGGGAACTCGCCAGAGGAACGACGCCAGGTGACGGGGCTCACGCTAGGGGAACGCTGGGGTAAGGCCACGCTCCCTGACGCAGCAGACGCCTTCCTCCCGGGATGCCTTGGAGTACTGGGGTCAGACAGAGCCGTCTTGCCCGGGGTGTTGCTGGAGGTCGTCTCCGAGTCGGACAGGACTCGCTTGCGACATCGACACTCACGCTCTCCTGAGATGTGACGCTTGTCTGCTACCTTCTTGGGATGTCGCCTGAACCCCGGGCCGCTGCCTGGGTACAGACGGCGGGTCACGGCTTCGATGATCTTCTGCCGCTTCTCACGGTCATCAGAGAACTGCTGGCGTGAGATGGGGGAACTCCCTCGTCTTTTAAGGTGCCTATCGTCCGCAGGTCGTGCGCAGTCAATATCTGGCACACTCTGGTTTCTGCGCAATCCCCGTTCCACCTCCGGCCATACGCTCTTGTCCCATCGTCGCCGAGTCTCCGACGGGGACTGTGGTGACACCAGAGGCGTGTGTGTTGTCGAGTCGGCATCTTGAGCGTGTCCGGCGAGGTCCAGGAAAAAAGTGCGCGGCAGAACTTTACTGTGGTAAGTATTACTACTACCAGAGACGTGTGCTAAACGCGAATCAAGACTAGCACATGAAGGTTGACTAATGCTGGAGTCGAGTGAAGTATTCGAACCAAAGAAATAATGTTCATGAAACAAGCAGTGGTTTGTACTTTCGTGATCATCAACATCGGTGAGGCCAGCGCCTCGAAAATGGCTACTGTTCTCACTACGGAACCCACCTACAGGGCTAGAGTGTTCTAAGGAAGGCCATGCCAGCTGCACATCCTCCGCTTCGTTACACTGAGACACAAAGTCACTTGATGTCTTTCTGGCATGATCCCAAACAGGGCATGGATGCGGGAGGCGCAACTCGTCCACCTGGCCAGCTCCCGGGTCCATCATCCCTCTGGTCCTCGTGTCTGGCTCTTCGGAACCAGCCTCGGCTTGACACCTACTGTAAAAGGAGTCTTCTACGCTCGAACAGTCTGTCTCCTTCTGGTGGCTCTGGCTTTGGCCCATTCCTCTCTCTAACACCCCTACTTGCACACCTGCCTCACTTGTAGAACTTGGTTTCCTGAAGAAATAGATCACATTAGTGTCGGAAAATACATCTGCTATACCTTGGGGTTACATTCAACAGTTCATTAGTACTCAACACACAA
This window of the Panulirus ornatus isolate Po-2019 chromosome 17, ASM3632096v1, whole genome shotgun sequence genome carries:
- the LOC139754646 gene encoding uncharacterized protein, which produces MANIKVAVRVRPISQKETCGGGRHVVHVQDNTVSITNIKVPVSVEGNADHRERIRHFVYDYAYGHDHDLASGKSEGQREDAKTKGHAKTQQKRDAKRPSRRNSRRESKTEDRGAKTEDKGAKSEDKGAKNEDRGAKTESRSEDEERGKSVQRREDDNAGEARSEHTADTTDAIHHHQEATEGQSEDTTREIRDANLDQERVYRELGREVEEATLYGYNACMLAYGQSGSGKTYTILGQKEAPGLAPRICQGLLTRLQKRYSPDDLCAQDFSLTLSLVEIYNERVRDLLTASDPGRSLRVREHPHTGPYVDGVTRHPVTDAGAAWSLLERGRASRSVAPTASHAHSSRSHALLTLDVTQPAAHTRSTLTLVDLAGSERASEEVDKTRLTEGASINRSLVTLGNVISALAERGAALGSTIAGSLLGSNLSLSSTASRQTYTQSHATITATEGMPPDSQRRSSRLPFIPYRDSVLTWLLKDTLGGNAKTVMIATLSPSSTCFAESVATLRYATRARCIVNMPVVNLDSGTATIRSLKREVAALRRLLYDTRPSTTLLDIMSHASTSDLTRDWIEHVQKEHSKDHKRVRRKSAPVGRSSCSRNGLNRSTSSLSSTEAAQSSCGPRDIIVETELPYLLNTLDDTHSSSIIIYHIQNGASVVGCGDSAEIHLSGSGVAPSHCTLAHARGAVTLRCLKGCEVEVSGERVPEGGARRLRDGDTLSIGSRSFTFHAPTRKRPRSNSCPRRKVGSGSPGRECVFPRLHRRHHQGASSARKPSSTSEAGVQVGVLERGMGQSQSHQKETDCSSVEDSFYSRCQAEAGSEEPDTRTRGMMDPGAGQVDELRLPHPCPVWDHARKTSSDFVSQCNEAEDVQLAWPSLEHSSPVGGFRSENSSHFRGAGLTDVDDHESTNHCLFHEHYFFGSNTSLDSSISQPSCASLDSRLAHVSGSSNTYHSKVLPRTFFLDLAGHAQDADSTTHTPLVSPQSPSETRRRWDKSVWPEVERGLRRNQSVPDIDCARPADDRHLKRRGSSPISRQQFSDDREKRQKIIEAVTRRLYPGSGPGFRRHPKKVADKRHISGERECRCRKRVLSDSETTSSNTPGKTALSDPSTPRHPGRKASAASGSVALPQRSPSVSPVTWRRSSGEFPSGSLLPVPVRGNQPHADRSASGARQESAIPVPTRTTKQVTRREVKTTTTTITRTLNKTETKLISAVSQGDDKPTMHDQAVSCNISDVKSCVDVGVGETIGVQVDISSLSYESENLDPANAGLNGQSVQPEPDLLSDVTGTPSAGQDRERRRIPLTPALHQLRRALASLNDPERFSDDSLELGHLETKTHSPLVSRLSPSLPDDDEDDEISLGDLSKDSLEDSINSLDSQDMVIPSEGDSVASLSKVQECQMFTAEESLATQRRPPKLIEQQDSFIRSFFQSLNTSEQMDTNDVKESPSVTDESSDLMGFETVASADQRLNRTSHLLASRWKTGDVTATTAAALPASASPRTVRRWVRERAEKRIMYYTSSEESDMDSEQRPRFRKRRPRRSSFPLTTPPIHIVHEQPDQSDSTDYLSLQQSSPEKFKDELIGLRDARGRKTIAKDGNTVHGREVACVSTRQHRELTGCYGNEDVTVKSPSFDKNIRELNEKSEADLAKLCAPSNRDVVDNATIFFPPYTRVRSEKTESQEESMIPSHYPLDLEVATSRESESQELLKESAKRLLQAVNKDGSLSEASQDAVVNLLKASSQQLASYALGISDNGSDASGVTFPRSDSVVTLDEDYETAQGEESWQASPSESRMCPRMEGFSSSCIDSDSGATPKRTSPKKVKIYQIPANKRLSAEERTGSLEQLASSSGGEMSPCEVAAGVTDDSTSATTPIASPASDACSAESSWDDVDVEDHQQKNDLHMYKKQMQVIASEFTPRTARRLLYTIIECSENSRSEGVPSEPDIIPSDWRESVSDTEEDLGLGCISCEVSEDPMSSSDETMLDTVRPNQDDPQDSLSCVSDDILGDSRHGTSEASFSGFAQQHVQSLAGSLELLSNLPLTPDCLDVEEDTWETDNVVLMKYEGSETTCSTDVTRSTGTVNSDDVVVTTMQPGTSVKRDSLPECVPCLDLSYLGNSPTTHKRIQTAESEVVLPPTSEEYFAVDDISQIQSLENWQVYRGNQQQGTDLSPPVRLQVSLGKSVESQPPTPSTNVVEKRFSQQATCTVNEIEPQEVTPPLEAETVVNRSLNISDTSKTFRLKDQPQVMDRGLRNTFEATNTRKTPLEEGPLEAKQYLPSFLVEEDDLYRRGSPQETPVAVTPQNISPDIIREALTCETPHGRKETPLTPQESTDKVIAPESKDCDTSVSFRSDDGNLYSVAQPSPQNTEMDVSRSVSLAPQMTQNLIMDVDRSQVITRQTPQTSAVEVVTPQELTGAWGVDLALAVTHGRISKLDC